The Halomonas sp. 7T genome contains a region encoding:
- the pyk gene encoding pyruvate kinase yields MKPTAYTPIRRTKIVATLGPASDRQGVLEAMLRAGVDVVRLNFSHGSADDHRRRLSEVREIAQRLGRSVAALADLQGPKIRIARFKEGAVVLEEGQSFVLDMLMESDAGDVNRVGCDYKTLADDVSVGDRLLLDDGRLVLEVSAIQGKEVHTRVIVGGRLSNNKGINKQGGGLSAAALTDKDKQDLKTAVEIGVDYLAVSFPRSAADMHEARELLGEAGKEIGLIAKVERAEAVADEATLDGIISASEAVMVARGDLGVEIGDAQLIGVQKRLIKRARSLNRAVITATQMMETMISSPLPTRAEVFDVANAVLDGTDAVMLSAETAAGDFPVETIEAMNRVCLGAERERSAQESGHRIHQGFSKIDETVALSAMYAANHLQGVAAIACMTSSGFTALIASRIHSGLPIVGLAHSEIAQRRMALYRGVVSLAFDTSEMKAEELNDRALEVLVAHGIAAPDDHVILTRGDHMNAHGGTNTLKILDVKAKHQRG; encoded by the coding sequence ATGAAACCTACCGCGTATACCCCTATTCGCCGCACAAAAATTGTCGCCACGTTAGGCCCCGCCAGCGACCGTCAAGGCGTGCTGGAAGCAATGCTGCGAGCTGGCGTGGATGTTGTTCGGCTCAATTTTTCCCATGGGTCGGCGGATGATCATCGTCGTCGTCTAAGCGAAGTGCGTGAGATTGCGCAGCGTTTAGGTAGAAGCGTCGCTGCGCTGGCCGATTTGCAAGGCCCAAAAATTCGCATCGCGCGCTTCAAAGAGGGCGCCGTGGTGCTGGAAGAAGGGCAGTCCTTCGTACTTGATATGCTGATGGAGAGCGACGCCGGAGATGTAAACCGCGTGGGCTGCGACTATAAAACGCTGGCGGATGATGTCAGCGTCGGTGATCGCCTGTTATTAGACGATGGCCGTCTGGTGCTCGAAGTTAGTGCCATTCAGGGTAAAGAAGTCCACACCCGTGTGATTGTTGGCGGCAGGCTCTCCAATAATAAAGGTATAAACAAACAGGGCGGTGGATTATCGGCAGCTGCGCTCACCGACAAGGATAAACAAGACCTTAAAACCGCTGTAGAGATTGGGGTGGACTACTTGGCGGTCTCTTTCCCACGCAGTGCTGCAGATATGCATGAAGCGCGTGAACTGCTCGGTGAGGCGGGTAAGGAAATTGGCCTTATCGCTAAGGTTGAGCGTGCCGAAGCGGTGGCGGACGAGGCCACCCTAGACGGCATTATCAGCGCGTCCGAAGCCGTAATGGTGGCGCGGGGCGATTTGGGCGTAGAGATCGGCGATGCACAGCTGATAGGCGTGCAAAAACGCTTAATTAAGCGCGCACGCAGCCTCAACCGCGCTGTGATCACCGCTACCCAAATGATGGAGACCATGATCAGTTCGCCGCTGCCCACTCGGGCTGAGGTGTTTGATGTGGCCAATGCGGTATTGGATGGCACCGATGCGGTAATGCTCTCCGCTGAAACGGCTGCGGGTGATTTTCCTGTTGAAACCATCGAAGCCATGAACCGGGTATGCCTGGGAGCCGAGCGCGAGCGTAGTGCTCAAGAGTCTGGCCATCGCATTCACCAGGGTTTCTCAAAAATCGACGAAACCGTGGCGCTCTCTGCCATGTATGCCGCCAATCACTTGCAAGGCGTGGCTGCCATTGCCTGTATGACGTCGAGTGGTTTCACGGCGCTGATTGCTTCGCGTATCCACTCGGGATTACCCATCGTTGGCCTGGCGCATAGTGAGATTGCCCAGCGTCGCATGGCGCTATATCGCGGCGTCGTCTCACTCGCGTTTGATACCAGCGAGATGAAAGCAGAAGAACTTAATGATCGGGCGCTGGAAGTGCTGGTGGCACACGGAATCGCGGCCCCGGATGACCACGTCATTCTTACCCGTGGTGATCACATGAATGCTCATGGTGGCACGAATACTCTGAAAATTTTGGATGTGAAAGCTAAGCATCAGCGCGGCTAA
- a CDS encoding GntR family transcriptional regulator: MSLGWHKQPLNTSKRGGYNDQTIVEHIRNAVLMQRLPPNTKLPEITLGEVFGVSRSVVRKALTRLAAEHVINQRPNQVARVRAPTVEETRETFSARRLIEGEIVALLAGKLGTDTLMALNAQVDDEKQAYARKDEPARIEHSLTIHHLLAEHASNRILGTMLTDLILRTSIVIALYKRPTLASCYLEGDHATLMVHLANGDAEGARQCVHEHLHSLEALLDLSPRGAESDLKAILGGKLARA; the protein is encoded by the coding sequence ATGAGCCTCGGCTGGCACAAACAACCTTTAAACACTTCCAAAAGAGGTGGGTATAACGATCAAACGATCGTTGAGCACATCCGTAACGCGGTCCTAATGCAGCGACTACCGCCGAATACTAAATTGCCAGAAATTACCCTGGGTGAAGTGTTTGGCGTTAGCCGTTCAGTCGTGCGTAAGGCGCTCACGCGGCTTGCGGCAGAGCACGTTATCAATCAGCGCCCTAATCAAGTCGCGCGCGTTCGCGCCCCTACCGTTGAAGAGACCCGCGAGACGTTTTCAGCGCGTCGGTTAATTGAGGGTGAGATAGTGGCACTGCTGGCGGGGAAGCTTGGTACCGACACCTTGATGGCACTGAATGCGCAAGTGGACGATGAAAAGCAGGCCTATGCCAGAAAAGACGAGCCAGCGCGCATCGAACACTCGCTAACCATTCACCATCTGCTGGCTGAGCATGCCTCCAACCGCATTCTTGGCACCATGCTCACCGACCTGATTTTACGCACCTCAATCGTGATCGCTTTATATAAGCGGCCCACGTTGGCTTCGTGCTACTTGGAAGGCGACCATGCAACGCTAATGGTGCATTTGGCTAACGGTGATGCCGAAGGGGCCAGGCAGTGCGTGCATGAACACTTGCACAGTTTAGAAGCCCTGCTGGATCTTTCTCCACGAGGGGCGGAGAGCGATTTAAAGGCTATTTTGGGTGGCAAATTAGCGCGAGCTTAA
- the eno gene encoding phosphopyruvate hydratase, protein MLNIVNVSALEVLDSRGNPTVMAQVSLENGIVGQAFAPSGASTGSGEALELRDGDKARYLGKGVLKAVEAINGPIRDCLLGANAGDQRGLDDAMVALDGTANKAKLGANAILAVSLAAAKAAAKAKKMPLYAHIAELYGQPGQFMMPVPMMNILNGGEHADNNVDIQEFMVQPVGAKSFREGLRMGAEIFHTLKRVLSSRGLSTSVGDEGGFAPNLASNADALAVIKQAVEEAGYALGRDVTLALDCASSEFYKGGQYVLAGEGKSYDAAGFIDYLARLCDDFPIVSIEDGMDESDWPAWKALTDKLGDRVQLVGDDLFVTNTKLLQHGIDEQIGNSILIKFNQIGSLSETLDAIRMAQDAGFTAVISHRSGETEDTTIADLAVGTCAGQIKTGSLCRSDRVAKYNRLLAIEAELGDSVNYPGINAIKCQ, encoded by the coding sequence ATGCTCAACATTGTTAACGTATCAGCACTAGAAGTATTAGATTCTCGCGGTAACCCGACGGTAATGGCGCAAGTGAGCCTGGAAAATGGCATCGTCGGACAGGCCTTTGCCCCTAGCGGCGCTTCTACCGGTTCAGGTGAGGCGCTGGAGTTGCGCGATGGCGATAAGGCACGCTACCTGGGCAAAGGCGTGCTCAAAGCCGTCGAGGCGATTAACGGCCCGATCCGTGATTGTCTACTAGGCGCAAATGCCGGCGATCAGCGCGGCCTAGATGATGCCATGGTAGCGTTGGATGGTACGGCTAATAAAGCGAAACTGGGCGCTAACGCGATACTAGCGGTCTCACTGGCCGCCGCCAAAGCCGCCGCGAAAGCAAAGAAAATGCCGCTTTATGCGCATATTGCTGAGCTTTATGGCCAGCCGGGGCAGTTTATGATGCCCGTGCCGATGATGAATATCTTGAATGGCGGCGAACATGCCGACAACAATGTGGATATTCAGGAGTTTATGGTACAGCCGGTGGGGGCGAAGAGCTTCCGCGAAGGCCTGCGCATGGGCGCGGAGATATTCCACACGTTGAAGCGCGTGCTTTCCTCCCGCGGTTTATCGACCTCTGTCGGTGACGAGGGTGGTTTTGCGCCAAACCTTGCTTCTAACGCCGACGCCCTGGCCGTCATAAAACAGGCCGTAGAAGAGGCCGGTTACGCGCTAGGCCGTGATGTAACCCTGGCACTGGACTGCGCTTCCAGCGAGTTCTACAAAGGTGGCCAGTACGTGTTGGCTGGGGAAGGGAAGTCGTATGATGCCGCTGGTTTTATCGACTATCTTGCCCGCCTATGCGATGACTTCCCAATCGTCTCGATTGAGGATGGAATGGATGAGTCGGATTGGCCGGCTTGGAAAGCCCTGACAGATAAACTAGGCGACCGTGTTCAGCTGGTGGGTGATGATCTGTTCGTGACGAACACCAAACTGCTCCAACACGGTATTGATGAGCAAATTGGTAACTCGATCTTGATCAAGTTCAATCAGATCGGCTCGCTGAGTGAAACCCTGGACGCCATTCGTATGGCTCAGGACGCGGGCTTTACCGCCGTGATTTCACACCGCTCTGGAGAAACCGAAGACACCACCATAGCCGACCTGGCAGTGGGCACCTGCGCAGGGCAAATTAAAACCGGCTCGCTCTGCCGTTCCGATCGAGTGGCCAAATACAATCGTTTACTTGCGATCGAGGCGGAGCTGGGTGACAGCGTGAACTATCCAGGCATCAACGCGATTAAATGCCAGTAA
- the aceF gene encoding dihydrolipoyllysine-residue acetyltransferase, whose protein sequence is MSSEIIKVPDIGGDTDVEIIEIAVSEGDVIEAEDTLITLESDKASMDVPAPKGGKVLKVLVKEGDSVSEGDDIVELEVEGGGDEQQESSSDSQPEEAPAKQATPKEPSQEQSKEQPQEQKPAAKKSAGGKQTVDITVPDLGGSDSVEIIEVAVGEGDEVEAEDTLITLESDKASMDVPSPHSGKIVALTVKEGDTVSEGDVIGQMEIAGDGGDEDEVPAQADAPAAASEPEAAPAAEEKKEATPTGTPSPEAQMAAHKPRDGKLVHAGPAVRMLARELSVDLALVTPSGPKDRVLKEDVQAYVKQAIANQGSASAAAPAATGGAGIPAIPEVDFSQFGDVEEKPMGRLLKMGATNLHRSWLNVPHVTQFDEADITELEAFRKAMKAEAEAQGAKLTPLPFMVKACAFALRKFPQFNVSLKGDGDTLVWKNYVHIGIAVDTPEGLMVPVVRNADQKSLIEIAKEMAELGKKAQTKKLKRDEMTGGCFTISSLGSIGGTAFTPIVNAPEVAILGVSKAQMKPVWDGSAFQPRLMMPLSLSYDHRAINGADAARFTAFLADVLTDIRRLLL, encoded by the coding sequence TTGAGTAGCGAAATTATCAAAGTTCCCGACATCGGTGGCGATACCGATGTCGAAATCATCGAGATTGCGGTGTCAGAAGGCGACGTCATTGAAGCGGAAGACACCCTAATCACCCTGGAATCCGACAAAGCCAGCATGGACGTCCCCGCCCCGAAAGGCGGCAAGGTGCTCAAAGTGCTGGTCAAAGAAGGCGACAGCGTCTCCGAAGGCGACGACATCGTTGAGCTGGAAGTCGAGGGTGGCGGCGACGAGCAGCAAGAGAGCTCGTCTGACAGCCAGCCTGAAGAGGCTCCAGCCAAGCAAGCAACACCCAAAGAGCCTTCTCAAGAACAGTCTAAAGAGCAACCGCAAGAGCAGAAGCCTGCGGCTAAAAAGTCCGCCGGTGGTAAGCAGACGGTAGATATCACAGTGCCCGATCTTGGCGGCTCGGACAGCGTCGAGATCATCGAGGTGGCCGTAGGCGAAGGCGATGAGGTCGAAGCCGAAGACACCCTGATCACGCTAGAGTCGGACAAAGCCTCCATGGACGTGCCCAGCCCCCATAGCGGCAAGATCGTGGCGCTGACCGTCAAAGAGGGCGACACGGTGTCGGAAGGCGACGTCATCGGCCAGATGGAGATCGCGGGCGACGGTGGTGACGAAGACGAAGTGCCTGCCCAAGCAGACGCGCCGGCTGCGGCCAGTGAGCCTGAAGCCGCACCTGCTGCAGAGGAAAAGAAAGAAGCAACGCCCACTGGAACGCCCAGCCCTGAAGCCCAAATGGCAGCGCATAAGCCACGTGATGGCAAGCTGGTTCATGCAGGCCCGGCGGTGCGCATGCTGGCCCGCGAGTTAAGCGTTGACCTTGCCTTAGTGACGCCCAGTGGCCCGAAGGACCGCGTGCTGAAAGAGGACGTGCAGGCGTACGTCAAGCAAGCGATTGCTAACCAAGGCAGCGCGTCAGCAGCCGCGCCGGCAGCAACGGGCGGGGCGGGTATTCCTGCGATTCCCGAGGTCGACTTCAGCCAGTTTGGCGACGTGGAAGAGAAGCCCATGGGCCGCCTGCTCAAGATGGGCGCGACCAACCTGCACCGCAGCTGGCTCAACGTCCCCCACGTGACCCAGTTCGACGAAGCGGATATCACCGAGCTTGAAGCCTTCCGCAAAGCCATGAAGGCCGAAGCGGAAGCGCAGGGCGCAAAACTCACGCCGCTGCCGTTTATGGTCAAAGCGTGTGCCTTTGCGCTGCGTAAGTTCCCCCAGTTTAACGTCAGCCTGAAAGGCGATGGCGATACGCTGGTCTGGAAAAACTACGTGCATATCGGTATCGCGGTGGATACGCCGGAGGGCCTGATGGTGCCGGTAGTGCGCAACGCCGACCAAAAATCCTTGATTGAGATTGCCAAGGAGATGGCGGAGCTGGGCAAGAAAGCGCAAACCAAGAAGCTCAAGCGTGACGAGATGACCGGCGGCTGCTTCACGATTTCGAGCCTGGGCTCGATTGGTGGCACGGCATTTACGCCGATTGTTAATGCGCCGGAAGTGGCGATTTTGGGCGTATCGAAAGCGCAAATGAAACCGGTGTGGGATGGTAGCGCCTTCCAGCCGCGTTTGATGATGCCGCTCTCGCTCTCCTACGATCACCGGGCGATTAACGGTGCGGATGCGGCGCGCTTTACCGCTTTCCTGGCGGATGTATTGACTGACATTCGGCGGCTGTTGTTATAA
- the aceE gene encoding pyruvate dehydrogenase (acetyl-transferring), homodimeric type — protein sequence MSLETREDLDTVETTEWLDSLESVLDREGEDRARYLMTRLADRLRRDGMKVPFSVTTPHRNTIPVHREAPMPGDLFMERRIRSLIRYNAIAQVIRNNRANPGLGGHIASFMSSATLYDVGFNHFFRAPKGDFEGDLIYIQGHVAPGIYARSYLEGRLSEDQMDRFRREVDGDGLSSYPHPWLMPDYWQFPTVSMGLGPIQAIYQAHVMKYLHHRELKDMHDRKIWCFMGDGECDEPESLGAISLAGRENLDNLIFVINCNLQRLDGPVRGNSRVMDEFEGVFRGAGWNVIKVVWGRHWDPLFEKDKKGVLQKRMDEAVDGEYQNYKANGGSYTREHFFGKYPETEEMVKDLSDEDIWKLNRGGHDPFKVYAAYHEAVNQTNGKPTVILAHTVKGYGMGSGDGEAANESHQVKSMEYEALRKFRDRFGIPLTDEQLKEVPYYKPEEDSPELKYMHLQRERLNGYLPSRRSDFEALEIPSLEDKTFASQMGGSKGREVSTTMAFVRVLNGLVKDKKLGKHVVPIIPDEARTFGMEGMFRQLGIYTSEGQKYEPVDKGQIMFYREDQKGQILEEGISEAGAMSAWIAAATSYSNNNVTLLPFYIYYSMFGFQRIGDLAWAAGDLQARGFMVGGTAGRTTLNGEGLQHQDGHSLIQASTIPNCRSYDPTYAHEVAVIIQDGLKRMFTDKENCFYYLTVMNENYEQPALETVPADDIIKGMYLLNETKGDNGRVQLMGSGTILREVEAAAELLANDWGIGADIWSVTSFNELRREALLLEREGFLNPDAEANKPHVTKCLEGRDGPVIASTDYMKLYADQVRAWVPNDYTVLGTDGFGRSDTREKLRYFFEVDRYFVTVAALKALADRGELDRKHVGEALKKYGIDANKPNPLTS from the coding sequence ATGAGTCTGGAGACAAGAGAAGATCTCGATACGGTCGAAACCACGGAGTGGCTGGACTCCCTGGAATCGGTACTGGATCGTGAGGGCGAAGATCGTGCCCGTTACCTGATGACCCGCCTGGCGGATCGCCTGCGTCGGGATGGGATGAAGGTACCCTTCTCGGTGACAACCCCGCACCGTAATACCATTCCGGTTCACCGCGAAGCCCCCATGCCCGGCGATCTGTTTATGGAGCGTCGCATTCGCTCCTTGATTCGCTACAACGCCATCGCCCAGGTGATTCGCAACAACCGCGCGAACCCAGGGCTCGGTGGTCACATTGCCAGCTTCATGTCGTCCGCCACGCTGTATGACGTGGGCTTTAACCACTTCTTCCGCGCCCCCAAGGGCGACTTTGAAGGCGACCTGATCTACATCCAGGGCCACGTCGCGCCGGGTATCTACGCGCGCTCTTATTTGGAAGGCCGCCTGTCCGAAGACCAGATGGACCGCTTCCGTCGCGAAGTCGACGGCGATGGTCTCTCGTCCTACCCGCACCCGTGGCTGATGCCGGATTACTGGCAGTTCCCCACCGTCTCCATGGGCCTGGGCCCGATTCAGGCGATCTATCAAGCCCACGTGATGAAGTACCTGCATCACCGTGAGCTCAAAGACATGCACGACCGTAAGATCTGGTGCTTTATGGGCGACGGCGAGTGCGACGAGCCGGAATCCCTGGGCGCGATTTCCCTGGCCGGTCGTGAGAACCTCGACAACCTGATCTTCGTGATCAACTGCAACCTGCAGCGCCTGGACGGCCCGGTACGCGGCAACTCCCGTGTCATGGACGAGTTCGAAGGCGTGTTCCGCGGCGCCGGTTGGAACGTCATCAAGGTGGTCTGGGGCCGTCATTGGGACCCGCTGTTCGAGAAAGACAAGAAGGGCGTCCTGCAAAAGCGCATGGACGAAGCGGTCGACGGCGAGTACCAGAACTACAAGGCCAACGGCGGCTCCTACACCCGCGAGCACTTCTTCGGTAAGTACCCCGAAACCGAAGAGATGGTCAAAGACCTCTCCGACGAGGATATCTGGAAGCTCAACCGCGGCGGCCACGACCCGTTCAAGGTCTACGCGGCCTACCACGAAGCCGTTAACCAAACCAACGGCAAGCCCACGGTCATCCTGGCGCACACCGTCAAAGGCTACGGCATGGGCAGCGGCGACGGCGAAGCCGCCAACGAGTCCCACCAGGTCAAGAGCATGGAGTACGAAGCGCTGCGTAAATTCCGCGACCGCTTCGGCATTCCGCTCACCGACGAACAGCTCAAAGAGGTGCCCTACTACAAGCCGGAAGAGGACTCCCCCGAGCTTAAGTACATGCACCTGCAGCGCGAGCGCTTAAACGGCTACCTGCCGAGCCGGCGCAGCGACTTTGAGGCGCTAGAGATCCCCAGCCTCGAAGACAAAACCTTTGCCTCGCAAATGGGCGGCTCCAAAGGCCGTGAAGTCTCCACCACCATGGCGTTTGTGCGCGTGCTCAACGGCCTGGTGAAGGATAAGAAACTCGGTAAGCACGTCGTCCCGATTATCCCCGACGAAGCGCGTACCTTCGGCATGGAGGGCATGTTCCGCCAGCTCGGCATCTACACCTCCGAAGGGCAGAAGTATGAGCCGGTCGATAAAGGCCAGATCATGTTCTACCGCGAGGATCAGAAAGGCCAGATTCTCGAAGAGGGGATCAGTGAAGCCGGCGCCATGTCCGCGTGGATTGCCGCGGCGACGTCCTACAGCAACAACAACGTCACCCTGCTGCCGTTCTACATTTACTACTCGATGTTCGGCTTCCAGCGGATTGGTGACTTAGCCTGGGCCGCCGGTGACCTGCAAGCCCGCGGCTTTATGGTCGGCGGCACCGCCGGGCGCACCACGCTCAACGGCGAAGGCCTGCAGCACCAGGATGGCCACAGCCTGATTCAGGCCTCCACCATCCCCAACTGCCGCAGCTACGACCCGACCTACGCCCACGAAGTCGCGGTGATTATTCAAGACGGTCTGAAGCGCATGTTCACCGACAAAGAGAACTGCTTCTACTACCTCACCGTCATGAACGAAAACTACGAGCAGCCCGCCCTGGAGACGGTGCCCGCGGACGACATCATCAAAGGCATGTACCTGCTCAACGAAACGAAGGGCGACAACGGCCGCGTGCAGCTGATGGGCTCCGGCACCATCCTGCGCGAAGTCGAAGCCGCTGCCGAGCTTCTGGCCAACGACTGGGGCATTGGCGCCGACATCTGGAGCGTCACCAGCTTTAACGAGCTGCGCCGCGAAGCGCTGCTGCTCGAGCGTGAAGGCTTCTTAAACCCGGACGCCGAGGCCAACAAGCCCCACGTCACGAAATGCCTGGAAGGCCGCGATGGGCCGGTGATTGCTTCCACCGACTACATGAAACTCTACGCGGATCAGGTGCGTGCCTGGGTACCGAATGACTACACCGTGCTCGGCACCGACGGCTTTGGCCGCTCCGACACCCGTGAGAAGCTGCGTTACTTCTTCGAAGTCGACCGCTACTTCGTCACCGTGGCCGCGCTGAAAGCGCTGGCCGACCGGGGCGAGCTTGACCGCAAGCACGTCGGCGAGGCGCTGAAGAAGTACGGCATCGATGCCAACAAGCCCAACCCGCTGACCAGCTAA
- the uraD gene encoding 2-oxo-4-hydroxy-4-carboxy-5-ureidoimidazoline decarboxylase translates to MPHILNAARPSNLGLEAFLTHYGDIFEHSPWVAETAWKQGFTTQHDDADVLADTMGAVLQSADINEQIAVIRAHPDLAGKAALAGELTQDSTREQAGAGLDQCSAEEFARFQQMNQAYQDKFGFPFVIAVKGLDRHAILAAFETRLENDAATERQTAIEQIIQIARFRLHMRAETVA, encoded by the coding sequence ATGCCGCACATTTTAAATGCCGCCCGTCCGAGCAATCTTGGCTTAGAAGCATTTCTTACCCACTACGGCGATATCTTTGAACACTCGCCATGGGTAGCAGAAACAGCTTGGAAACAGGGCTTTACCACTCAGCATGATGATGCCGATGTATTGGCTGACACCATGGGAGCAGTGCTTCAGAGCGCAGATATCAACGAACAAATTGCGGTTATTCGCGCTCACCCTGACCTTGCAGGAAAAGCCGCCTTGGCCGGCGAGTTAACGCAGGACTCCACCCGTGAACAGGCAGGTGCCGGGCTAGATCAGTGCTCTGCCGAGGAATTTGCACGCTTCCAGCAGATGAATCAGGCTTACCAAGATAAGTTTGGCTTTCCCTTCGTGATTGCCGTTAAAGGACTTGATCGCCACGCCATTCTCGCTGCGTTCGAAACGCGTCTTGAAAACGATGCAGCAACCGAACGACAGACCGCTATTGAGCAAATCATCCAAATAGCTCGCTTTCGCCTGCACATGCGTGCTGAGACAGTCGCGTAA
- a CDS encoding LysR substrate-binding domain-containing protein, with translation MASRNLPSTAAMQCFEAAARHMSFTRAADELNLTQSAVSKQVAHLETLLQHKLFRRVRRSLVLTPEGAIFLSDVRKVLTQIEMSAHTIMTFSGNSEVLKIATLPSFGSRWLADKLPAFLSANPGISLEFHDRVTDFDLEQQDIDIAFFYGHGSWPSLACHKLFDEAMVAVAAPGLLAKHPIHAAEDLAQLPLLHLSSRPDAWHQWFASQKIVTDRSYHGTRFETFAMLVRTAMAGGGVALVPHFIVDEELAAERLTLAWPHKRLSESAYYLVYPEHLGELAKVRRFVDHITQAC, from the coding sequence TTGGCATCTCGTAACCTTCCCTCAACGGCGGCAATGCAGTGCTTTGAAGCGGCGGCACGACATATGAGCTTCACTCGCGCAGCCGATGAACTGAACCTCACACAAAGTGCCGTAAGTAAGCAGGTGGCGCATCTTGAAACCCTGCTGCAGCACAAGCTGTTCCGTCGCGTACGGCGCAGCCTAGTGCTCACCCCAGAAGGCGCCATCTTTTTAAGCGACGTTCGTAAAGTATTGACCCAAATTGAGATGTCGGCCCACACCATTATGACGTTTAGCGGCAATAGCGAGGTGCTTAAAATTGCCACCTTGCCAAGCTTCGGCAGCCGCTGGCTGGCTGATAAGCTGCCCGCTTTTTTATCCGCGAACCCTGGCATTAGCTTGGAGTTTCATGACCGAGTGACCGACTTTGATCTTGAGCAGCAAGATATCGACATCGCGTTTTTCTACGGTCACGGCAGCTGGCCTAGCCTTGCCTGCCATAAATTGTTTGATGAAGCGATGGTGGCGGTCGCCGCGCCTGGGCTGCTAGCTAAGCACCCCATTCACGCGGCGGAAGACCTGGCGCAGCTGCCGCTACTCCACCTTTCCAGCCGCCCCGATGCGTGGCACCAGTGGTTCGCTAGCCAAAAAATCGTCACTGACCGCAGCTATCACGGCACGCGTTTTGAGACATTCGCTATGCTGGTACGTACTGCCATGGCCGGTGGCGGCGTGGCATTAGTGCCACACTTTATCGTTGATGAAGAACTCGCCGCCGAGCGGCTGACACTTGCTTGGCCGCATAAACGGCTCAGTGAGAGCGCTTATTACCTGGTGTATCCCGAACACCTAGGAGAACTCGCCAAGGTAAGGCGCTTTGTCGATCATATTACGCAGGCGTGTTGA
- a CDS encoding VOC family protein, with product MKQAPFLSTDAVRDRFSKAMSAMYQAEVPQYGTLLELVERVNQDTLSQQPELHRRLEAQGELARLSVERHGAIRVGTAAELSMLRRLFAVMGMYPVGYYDLSEAGVPVHSTAFRPIDDDALAMNPFRIFTSLLRLELIESEALRQRSEEILAQRDIFTPGARELIERHESQGGLTSEEADQFVQEALETFRWHQNATVDLETYQALHDEHRLIADVVCFKGPHINHLTPRTLDIDDVQRRMPEKGMNPKAVIEGPPRRECPILLRQTSFKALEESIRFAGDAQGTHTARFGEIEQRGVALTPKGRALYDQLLNEGRKQAAGLDNDAHQAVMNNVFAKFPDNDEAMRREALAYFHYHLTEKGQAASDIGKANIETLIAQGLVEAQPITYEDFLPVSAAGIFQSNLGGAESEAYAGNANRDAFEAALGAQVTDELALYAERENASKAKVLARLKTNA from the coding sequence ATGAAACAAGCCCCCTTTCTGTCTACCGATGCTGTTCGCGACCGTTTCTCTAAGGCGATGTCGGCCATGTATCAGGCCGAAGTGCCGCAGTACGGCACGCTGCTGGAACTCGTCGAGCGCGTTAATCAAGACACCCTGAGTCAACAGCCTGAACTTCATCGCCGCCTGGAAGCACAGGGTGAATTGGCGCGCTTGAGCGTAGAGCGCCACGGGGCGATTCGCGTGGGAACGGCTGCCGAGCTTTCCATGCTGCGGCGTTTGTTTGCCGTGATGGGCATGTATCCGGTGGGTTATTACGATCTTTCTGAAGCGGGCGTGCCGGTTCACTCAACCGCTTTTCGGCCCATCGACGATGACGCGCTGGCGATGAACCCTTTCCGTATTTTTACCTCGCTACTGCGTTTAGAACTGATTGAAAGCGAGGCGCTGCGCCAGCGTTCAGAAGAAATTCTGGCTCAGCGCGATATTTTTACCCCAGGGGCGCGCGAGCTAATTGAGCGCCATGAAAGCCAGGGCGGGCTCACCAGCGAAGAGGCCGACCAGTTCGTCCAGGAAGCCCTGGAAACCTTCCGCTGGCACCAGAATGCCACGGTGGATCTGGAAACGTACCAAGCACTCCACGATGAACACCGCCTGATTGCCGATGTGGTGTGCTTTAAAGGGCCACATATTAACCACCTCACGCCACGCACTTTGGATATCGACGACGTACAGCGCCGCATGCCGGAGAAGGGCATGAACCCCAAAGCCGTTATTGAAGGGCCGCCGCGTCGTGAGTGCCCCATTTTGCTGCGCCAAACCAGCTTTAAAGCGTTGGAAGAATCGATTCGTTTTGCCGGTGACGCGCAAGGCACCCATACCGCTCGTTTTGGTGAAATTGAGCAGCGCGGCGTGGCGCTAACGCCGAAAGGCCGCGCGCTTTATGACCAGCTGTTAAATGAGGGCCGCAAGCAAGCGGCAGGGTTAGATAACGACGCGCATCAAGCGGTGATGAACAATGTCTTTGCCAAGTTCCCTGATAACGATGAGGCCATGCGTCGTGAGGCGTTAGCGTACTTTCACTATCATCTGACCGAGAAGGGACAGGCCGCGAGCGACATTGGCAAAGCCAATATTGAGACGTTAATCGCCCAGGGCTTGGTGGAAGCGCAGCCGATCACCTATGAAGATTTTCTGCCGGTGAGCGCGGCAGGGATTTTCCAGTCAAACCTGGGCGGTGCAGAGAGCGAAGCCTATGCTGGCAATGCTAATCGCGATGCCTTTGAAGCGGCGCTGGGCGCCCAGGTGACCGATGAGCTAGCGCTCTATGCTGAACGGGAAAATGCCTCTAAAGCGAAGGTGTTGGCACGTTTAAAAACTAATGCGTAG